From Zymoseptoria tritici IPO323 chromosome 6, whole genome shotgun sequence, one genomic window encodes:
- the PKS4 gene encoding polyketide synthase (predicted involved in secondary metabolite synthesis), protein MKLLVCHGYGMSSEIFKEMCGSLTNGIGAHHEYVFVDGEVKVNRSSMADFIPGRHLAYWDAWSADGIQAANELMEETLAEHGPFDGALAYSQGGAFVLGYCLQHLIDRPGVPLPFKFVCFFGTAAALSADPEYKTKEIMAALNQLTDEEKDELHEGFISQREIFIALIDMVQASLGARNFFGIDESDETNAIDDDSYNLEDFPRFFNAVYTTQKINIPTVHVRGLRDDPAPLKLAELAQEMCDPTMTQLVRYDGVHEIPHKAEDVLRIRQAIDKAYDNSPHTPRHTRYFFSSFSVLHNRSVNRFFCTSIYTMSPMIENAEMEPIAIVGMGMRFPGESHSSEEFWDLLQSGRDGWRTIPKDRFSTEGYYHPDQARAGSIFVKGSHFLSGEYEKGAKIIDAPFFGMTSAEVEGSDPQQLHMLEVSYEALENAGISASSTAGTDTSVFVGCFTRDWEARGGRDPYTGPFYAATGNGMSMLANRVSWFYDMRGPSMTVDTACSSSLYAVHLACQSLRTGESKMAIAGGTNMICDPCYMRDLTGMGFLSPDGRCHSFDHRANGYGRGDGIGAVVLKKLSKALADGDTIRAVIRNSGLGQDGRTPGITMPSPEAQADLIRQVYKAAGLDMDQTAYFEAHGTGTPIGDPYELSALGATFGATRTEANPLYVGSVKANIGHLEGCAGLAGLIKTVLVVEQGQIPPIADFEKVNPRLKLDEWKVALPTSLVPWPIAGVRRASVNCFGYGGANSHVIIDDAYHYLKSHGLTGHHQTLLGPLDTPEVSDGSDSGFSSGASSPGDDVEKELLQPKLLVVSTVDQAGLQRNAAALAKYVQDNQEQVENIEFLQNLAYTLSSRRSTFDHRSFVVARSASDLSQQLQAPLTKLRRGAKNNNTFFLFTGQGAQWATMGKSLMAFKTYRDSLQRAQTELKRLGCTWNLIEELSASKETSRIDQPEFSQPLCTALQLALVDLLAEWSLTPKSVVGHSSGEIAAAYTAGFLAHEQAIKVSYCRGLFSADVERRMGTTKGAMMAVALSEAEVQPYLAMVPPESVVVACVNSPDSVTLSGDETAIDVLEKKLQDLSIFARKLRVKTAYHSPHMRCIADDYLAAMHDIEVATTTPKATMFSSVTGGTILSAADVDASYWVKNMLGCVRFSDAVQALVTQPATTPGKAKTRRKLPVVYSAVVEIGPAEVLKGPLLQILNAVDGKLATSVPYTALLSRNVDAAHSALTAVGKLWGHGITVDIHKLNFQTEPASPLQSLACLPPYRWNHKYYEHTSAYAKTVLNREKPRTDLLGFVVDTASATEPRWHNYIRISEQPWLSDHRVQNNVLYPGAAMVVQAIEGARTLADPHKTLKAVEVRDIVFKKGLVIPSGDGFAETEIHLKPTSSHSTTETAWTFEVYSRNGDDPWNTMCTGTVSLLYNGDDFGEGAREWQSESALYDDIRKRACRVIKPKTFYKLFDDKMGLQYGPLHRNVTKAVSGFGEGHGVLTVPDTKSAMPSEFEYPHLIHPATLDAIFHLQALGYLHSLSGNETLVPISIDSIYVAADVTTAPGTELHGYSKGDQSGSGDTVGDIVLSDDAWEAPKVVVRRFLSRDISATSAASSDSGSRKCTRMDYIPLHQGDVQVTPEHSDDGEQAVIIEPETPLLKLDELVILHAFKESVELPLLVAELQARLASSCTTITTLHPESINFESIKGKVVLSLLEIEECYVDGWTEKQFSWLRDLASNAECILWVTRGADVGTAEGLRFASTTGLLRTIRVEKPQLRLFQLDLDGKEKISDDHSIDFIVDAFESSVLSSAKAVEQEFVQIGDKLCVPRLATDESFHAELQQGVASVPVEQTLESLDYPVRAVVSPDTHALHFIKDEGNDEPLADDGIEVQPSVVMLSSAEFTPGNTVGRDAVGIVTAIGAKVTEYSVGDKVIVCAKNSLRSRLRVSEGFVRPQPSFIADAVAVNLPSAITTAYLSVIELGKIKKGDSILITTESGSNTAAIILLSQYLGATLYASYNTAYERRWLVEHMGLEDDNVVQINRGDRFKQALFRRTGGRGVDLVVSSVADGAAHYTVNCLAPFGRCVSLGSGAVLSSSAALAQGVIVTNLDLDYLRETTPSEISRVYQTAWALAHQGIFHILPPKRNQDLSGFNGMTPLPENLSMPGGMAVNVDPKNVILAVPAPPPTLALDPEATYVLAGGLGGIGRSIAETMFAAGARNISFISRSGAKTEEAKTLLNSLRLRGCNAKAYPCDVSSQAAVAGFVQASLDRGEKIKGVVQAAMVLEDSVFDNMTFDQWTRSTQPKITGSWNLHTELPKDMDFFIMLSSMAGIIGNPGQANYSAAGTYQDALSVHRRKNGFNATTIDLGIVSDVGYIAENPEQFERLRYLKPLFISERDLRLLLSAAMLGTTRNGLPVPPQVVTGVGSELMQDGSIGSAMAADLKYTNLHGASGDDSANAGEDEQAQEALKACTSLAAAADVVEGVFAANIAKATGMEPEDVDMEKPMHSYGVDSLAAVEVRNMIFRKFRAEVSVFDLLSTMALRRLAIKVVASSKLPKSEVQMSAQEKAAESED, encoded by the exons ATGAAGCTCCTCGTCTGCCACGGCTACGGCATGTCCTCCGAAATCTTCAAGGAGATGTGCGGCAGTCTCACCAACGGCATCGGCGCTCACCACGAATACGTCTTCGTAGACGGTGAGGTCAAAGTCAACCGATCTT CAATGGCCGACTTCATCCCAGGCCGACATCTCGCATACTGGGACGCATGGTCCGCCGACGGCATCCAAGCCGCCAACGAGCTGATGGAGGAGACTCTCGCCGAGCACGGTCCCTTCGATGGCGCCCTGGCATACAGCCAAGGCGGAGCGTTCGTGCTTGGCTACTGCCTCCAGCACCTGATCGATCGTCCCGGCGTGCCATTGCCGTTCAAATTCGTCTGTTTCTTCGGCACCGCCGCCGCACTCTCCGCGGACCCGGAGTACAAGACGAAAGAAATCATGGCCGCTCTGAACCAACTCaccgacgaggagaaggacgaacTCCATGAGGGTTTCATCAGCC AAAGGGAAATCTTCATCGCTCTCATCGACATGGTACAAGCATCTCTCGGCGCGAGAAACTTCTTCGGCATCGACGAGTCGGATGAGACCAAcgccatcgacgacgactcgtACAATCTCGAGGACTTTCCGCGCTTCTTCAACGCTGTTTACACCACGCAGAAAATCAACATCCCCACGGTTCACGTCCGTGGTCTACGCGACGACCCGGCACCGCTCAAGCTGGCGGAGCTGGCGCAGGAAATGTGCGATCCGACCATGACGCAGCTCGTGAGGTATGATGGCGTGCACGAGATTCCGCACAAGGCCGAGGATGTGCTGCGCATTCGCCAGGCGATTGACAAGGCGTAT GACAACTCTCCTCACACTCCTCGACATACACGCTatttcttctcctccttttCCGTCCTGCACAACCGTTCCGTCAATCGTTTCTTTTGCACCTCAATCTATACCATGAGTCCTATGATCGAGAACGCAGAGATGGAGcccatcgccatcgtcggcATGGGCATGCGCTTCCCTGGAGAGTCGCACTCCAGCGAGGAGTTCTGGGATCTGCTCCAGAGTGGACGGGATGGATGGAGAACCATCCCCAAGGACAGAT TCAGTACAGAAGGCTACTATCATCCCGATCAAGCCCGCGCTGGCTCA ATTTTCGTCAAAGGCTCGCATTTCTTGTCCGGCGAGTACGAGAAAGGCGCCAAGATCATTGACGCTCCATTCTTCGGTATGACCTCCGCCGAGGTCGAAGGCAGCGATCCACAGCAGCTGCATATGCTGGAGGTCTCATACGAGGCACTGGAGAATGCCGGTATCTCTGCATCATCAACAGCCGGCACTGATACcagcgtcttcgtcggctgCTTTACCCGCGATTGGGAAGCCAGAGGTGGCCGCGACCCATACACTGGTCCCTTCTACGCCGCCACAGGAAACGGTATGAGCATGCTCGCCAACCGTGTCTCCTGGTTCTACGACATGCGCGGCCCAAGTATGACTGTTGATACCGCCTGCTCATCCTCACTCTACGCCGTCCATCTTGCTTGCCAGTCTCTTCGTACCGGCGAGTCCAAGATGGCCATCGCAGGAGGCACCAACATGATTTGCGATCCTTGCTACATGCGCGACTTGACCGGGATGGGGTTCTTGAGCCCCGATGGGCGATGCCATTCATTTGACCACCGCGCCAACGGTTACGGACGTGGTGACGGTATCGGTGCGGTCGTGCTCAAGAAATTGAGCAAGGCACTGGCGGATGGCGACACTATCCGAGCCGTTATCCGAAACTCTGGTCTCGGTCAGGATGGCCGCACGCCAGGTATCACCATGCCTTCACCTGAAGCTCAGGCGGACTTGATCAGACAGGTCTACAAGGCTGCCGGTCTTGACATGGATCAGACTGCCTACTTTGAGGCCCATGGCACAG GCACCCCCATCGGTGACCCATATGAGCTTTCCGCCTTGGGCGCCACTTTCGGCGCCACTCGGACTGAGGCGAACCCCCTCTATGTCGGCAGTGTGAAAGCCAATATTGGCCATCTCGAAGGCTGCGCTGGTCTCGCCGGTCTGATCAAGACTGTCCTCGTGGTCGAGCAGGGACAGATTCCTCCCATTGCAGATTTCGAAAAGGTCAATCCAAGACTGAAGTTGGACGAGTGGAAGGTCGCTCTTCCCACGTCTTTAGTTCCGTGGCCGATTGCGGGTGTGCGCCGAGCTTCTGTGAACTGCTTCGGTTATGGTGGAG CCAACTCGCACGTCATCATCGACGATGCCTACCACTACCTCAAGTCTCACGGCTTGACCGGACACCACCAGACTCTACTCGGCCCGCTCGATACTCCGGAGGTTTCAGACGGTTCGGACTCTGGCTTCAGCTCCGGTGCTTCCTCGCCAGGCGACGATGTCGAGAAAGAGTTGCTGCAGCCCAAGCTTCTGGTTGTTTCTACCGTCGACCAGGCGGGTCTCCAGCGAAACGCAGCGGCACTGGCAAAATACGTACAGGACAACCAAGAACAGGTGGAGAACATCGAGTTCTTGCAGAACCTCGCGTACACTCTTTCCTCCAGACGCTCCACCTTCGACCACCGATCATTCGTTGTGGCCCGCTCAGCTTCCGACCTTTCGCAACAATTGCAGGCTCCTCTGACCAAATTGCGCCGTGGCGCCAAGAACAACAACACATTCTTCTTGTTCACTGGTCAAGGCGCGCAATGGGCTACCATGGGCAAGTCGCTCATGGCGTTCAAGACTTACCGCGACAGTCTACAACGTGCCCAGACCGAGCTGAAGCGCCTCGGCTGCACCTGGAACCTCATCGAAGAGCTCAGCGCCAGCAAGGAGACTTCACGCATCGACCAGCCAGAGTTCAGTCAACCTCTTTGTACTGCTCTCCAGCTCGCTCTCGTCGATTTGCTGGCTGAGTGGAGTCTCACTCCCAAGTCGGTCGTTGGACACAGCAGTGGAGAAATCGCAGCAGCCTACACCGCCGGCTTCCTCGCCCACGAGCAGGCCATCAAAGTTTCCTACTGCCGTGGTCTCTTCTCCGCTGACGTGGAGCGTCGCATGGGTACCACCAAAGGCGCCATGATGGCAGTCGCTCTGTCCGAAGCTGAGGTTCAGCCTTATTTGGCCATGGTACCGCCGGAatccgtcgtcgtcgcctgTGTCAACTCTCCCGACAGTGTCACATTGTCCGGCGATGAGACTGCCATCGACGTTCTCGAGAAGAAGCTCCAGGatctctccatcttcgcgaggaaaTTACGAGTGAAGACCGCGTACCACTCTCCGCACATGCGCTGCATTGCTGATGACTACCTGGCTGCCATGCACGATATCGAGGTGGCGACCACTACGCCTAAGGCGACCATGTTCTCCTCCGTCACTGGCGGTACGATCCTCAGCGCGGCCGATGTGGACGCTTCGTACTGGGTTAAGAACATGTTGGGATGTGTCCGATTCTCCGATGCCGTTCAGGCTCTGGTGACGCAACCTGCTACGACTCCCGGTAAGGCCAAGACTCGCCGCAAGCTTCCTGTCGTCTACTCGGCCGTGGTGGAGATCGGTCCCGCCGAGGTGCTCAAAGGACCTCTGCTGCAGATCCTCAACGCTGTCGATGGAAAGCTGGCTACTTCGGTGCCTTACACGGCCCTCCTTTCTCGCAATGTGGATGCCGCTCATTCTGCACTGACCGCGGTCGGGAAACTGTGGGGACACGGTATTACCGTCGACATTCATAAGCTCAACTTTCAGACCGAGCCTGCGAGTCCACTCCAGTCTCTGGCGTGCCTGCCGCCCTACAGATGGAACCACAAGTACTACGAGCACACCAGTGCGTACGCCAAGACGGTTCTCAACCGCGAAAAGCCACGAACCGATCTCCTTGGATTCGTCGTCGACACGGCCTCCGCCACCGAGCCGAGATGGCACAATTACATCCGTATATCTGAGCAGCCTTGGCTGAGTGATCATCGCGTCCAGAACAACGTCCTCTATCCCGGCGCCGCCATGGTCGTGCAGGCCATCGAAGGTGCACGCACGCTGGCCGACCCGCATAAGACCCTGAAGGCGGTTGAGGTGCGAGACATCGTGTTCAAGAAGGGCCTCGTGATTCCGTCCGGCGACGGCTTTGCCGAGACTGAGATCCACTTGAAGCCAACATCATCGCACTCTACCACCGAGACTGCATGGACGTTTGAGGTATACTCTCGCAACGGCGACGATCCGTGGAACACGATGTGTACTGGAACCGTGTCCCTCCTCTACAACGGCGACGACTTTGGCGAAGGTGCTCGGGAGTGGCAGTCTGAATCCGCTCTGTATGATGACATCCGCAAGCGTGCTTGCAGAGTCATCAAGCCAAAGACGTTCTacaagctcttcgacgacAAGATGGGTCTGCAGTACGGTCCACTGCACCGCAATGTCACCAAGGCAGTGTCTGGATTCGGTGAAGGCCATGGTGTTCTCACTGTGCCCGACACCAAGTCTGCCATGCCATCGGAGTTTGAGTACCCTCATCTCATCCACCCGGCAACCCTGGACGCCATCTTCCACCTGCAGGCTCTGGGATACCTTCACAGCCTGTCTGGTAATGAGACTCTGGTTCCGATCAGCATTGACAGCATCTACGTCGCCGCCGATGTGACTACAGCGCCTGGAACTGAGCTGCATGGATACAGCAAGGGTGATCAAAGCGGCTCCGGCGACACTGTCGGCGATATCGTGCTGTCTGATGATGCTTGGGAGGCGCCAAAGGTGGTTGTCCGCCGCTTCTTGTCCCGCGACATCTCGGCTACCTCTGCGGCTTCATCTGACAGTGGATCCCGCAAGTGCACTCGCATGGATTACATCCCTCTTCACCAAGGCGACGTCCAAGTCACGCCTGAGCacagcgacgacggcgaaCAGGCAGTCATCATTGAGCCCGAAACGCCATTGCTCAAGCTTGACGAGCTCGTCATCCTTCACGCCTTCAAGGAGTCTGTCGAGTTGCCACTATTGGTCGCGGAGCTTCAAGCAAGACTCGCATCTTCGTGCACTACTATCACAACATTGCACCCGGAGTCGATCAACTTTGAGAGCATTAAAGGCAAGGTCGTCTTATCGCTTCTTGAAATCGAAGAGTGCTATGTTGATGGCTGGACCGAGAAGCAGTTCTCTTGGCTCCGCGATCTTGCCTCCAACGCCGAATGTATCCTATGGGTTACTCGTGGTGCGGATGTCGGCACGGCCGAGGGCTTGAGATTCGCTAGCACGACTGGTCTCTTGCGGACGATCCGTGTTGAAAAGCCTCAGCTTCGCCTCTTCCAGCTTGACCTTGATGGCAAGGAGAAGATCTCGGACGACCACAGCATTGACTTCATTGTCGACGCTTTTGAGTCTTCCGTTCTGTCTTCCGCAAAGGCTGTTGAGCAGGAGTTTGTCCAGATCGGCGACAAGCTGTGTGTGCCTCGCCTTGCGACTGATGAGAGCTTCCACGCCGAACTTCAGCAGGGTGTTGCCAGTGTTCCTGTGGAGCAGACGCTGGAGTCGCTGGATTACCCAGTCCGAGCTGTGGTCTCTCCCGACACTCATGCTTTGCACTTCATCAAGGACGAAGGCAATGATGAACCTCTTGCCGATGACGGTATTGAAGTCCAGCCGTCCGTGGTCATGCTCAGCTCTGCCGAGTTCACGCCCGGAAACACCGTTGGCCGAGATGCCGTTGGCATCGTGACTGCCATCGGAGCCAAGGTCACAGAATACAGCGTCGGAGACAAGGTCATCGTCTGCGCGAAAAACTCTCTCCGCAGCCGCCTGCGGGTTTCGGAAGGCTTTGTGCGACCACAACCCAGTTTCATCGCGGACGCCGTGGCTGTGAACCTGCCGTCAGCCATCACCACTGCATACTTGTCCGTCATCGAGCTGGGCAAGATCAAGAAGGGCGATTCGATCCTTATCACAACGGAATCTGGCTCCAACACTGCTGCCATCATCTTGTTGTCCCAATACCTTGGAGCCACGCTTTATGCCTCCTACAACACAGCTTACGAGCGTCGCTGGCTGGTGGAGCACATGGGTCTGGAGGACGACAATGTTGTCCAGATCAACCGCGGCGACAGGTTCAAGCAAGCTCTGTTCCGTCGCACCGGCGGCCGTGGCGTCGACTTGGTCGTGTCCTCTGTCGCGGATGGCGCTGCGCACTACACGGTCAACTGTCTTGCTCCGTTCGGTCGCTGCGTCAGTCTTGGCTCGGGCGCTGTCCTTTCTTCCTCCGCTGCTCTTGCGCAAGGTGTGATTGTCACAAACTTGGACCTTGATTACCTCCGCGAGACGACTCCAAGTGAGATTTCGAGAGTCTACCAGACTGCGTGGGCTTTGGCTCATCAGGGCATCTTCCACATTCTGCCACCGAAGAGAAACCAGGATCTGTCCGGTTTCAACGGCATGACTCCTCTGCCGGAGAACCTCTCGATGCCGGGAGGAATGGCCGTGAACGTCGATCCGAAGAACGTCATTCTCGCTGTTCCGGCTCCACCGCCGACTCTGGCGCTCGATCCAGAGGCCACGTATGTCCTCGCAGGTGGACTCGGCGGTATCGGTCGCTCCATTGCTGAGACCATGTTCGCAGCAGGCGCTCGCAATATCTCGTTCATCTCTCGCTCCGGTGCCAAGAcggaagaggcgaagacTCTGCTTAACTCGCTGCGGCTTCGCGGTTGCAATGCCAAAGCATACCCATGCGATGTGTCTTCTCAAGCTGCCGTTGCTGGGTTCGTGCAGGCTTCTCTGGACCGTGGCGAGAAGATCAAGGGTGTTGTGCAAGCTGCTATGGTGCTTGAGGACTCTGTCTTTGACAACATGACTTTTGATCAGTGGACGAGGTCTACCCAGCCGAAGATCACTGGTAGCTGGAACTTGCACACTGAGCTACCCAAGGATATGGACTTCTTTATCATGTTGTCGTCCATGGCGGGCATCATTGGTAACCCTGGACAG GCCAACTACTCCGCCGCCGGAACCTACCAAGACGCCCTCTCCGTGCACCGCCGCAAGAACGGCTTCAACGCAACGACCATCGACCTGGGCATTGTCTCCGACGTCGGCTACATCGCCGAGAATCCCGAGCAATTCGAACGCCTCCGCTATCTCAAACCCCTCTTCATCTCCGAGCGcgacctccgcctcctcctctccgccgccatgCTTGGTACCACCCGCAACGGCCTTCCCGTCCCACCTCAAGTCGTCACCGGTGTCGGCAGCGAGCTAATGCAAGACGGCAGCATCGGCTCCGCCATGGCTGCTGATCTCAAGTACACCAACCTCCACGGCGCCAGCGGCGATGACTCGGCCAAtgccggcgaggacgagcaAGCCCAGGAAGCGCTCAAGGCGTGTACCAGTCTCGCTGCCGCTGCGGATGTTGTCGAGGGAGTCTTTGCGGCGAATATCGCAAAGGCGACGGGTATGGAGCCTGAGGATGTGGACATGGAGAAGCCGATGCATTCTTATGGTGTGGACTCTctcgcggcggtggaggtcaGGAATATGATCTTCAGGAAGTTCAGGGCGGAGGTCAGTGTGTTTGATTTGTTGAGTACGATGGCTTTGAGGAGGTTGGCGATTAAGGTCGTGGCGAGCAGTAAGTTGCCGAAGAGTGAGGTGCAGATGTCGGCgcaggagaaggcggcggagagtGAGGATTGA
- the MgSPR6 gene encoding subtilisin-like protease (seems to lack a signal peptide.), translating to LVEQSPAEYGLVRISRRTTGGSTYTYDESAGAGSTVYVIDTGVNTAHEDFGGRAVVGASFVLLEPKTDLNGHGTHCSGTVAGSTYGVAKKANIIGVKVLGALGTGLNSGVLAGIDWAINDARQKGRTARSVISMSLGGGFSQTTNDAVAAAVDAGVFTVVAAGNDGADASQTSPASEPFVFTVGATDRNDNRASFSNFGPVVDIFAPGTATNTISGTSMACPHVAGLAAYIIGLEGTRTPAALGERLIELATKDVIVAAGAGSPNALAYNG from the exons TTGGTCGAGCAGTCTCCGGCGGAGTATGGTCTCGTCCGGATCTCTCGTCGCACGACCGGAGGCTCGACTTACACATACGATGAATCCGCAGGCGCTGGCTCCACCGTGTATGTTATTGATACTGGAGTCAACACTGCCCACGAGGATTTCGGCGGACGTGCGGTTGTTGGAGCAAGCTTTGTCCTGTTGGAGCCGAAGACTGATCTCAACGG ACATGGCACTCACTGCTCCGGTACCGTCGCCGGCTCAACATACGGCgtcgcgaagaaggcgaacaTCATCGGGGTCAAGGTTCTGGGTGCTCTCGGGACTGGTCTTAATTCCGGTGTGCTCGCCGGCATCGATTG GGCCATCAACGACGCTCGGCAGAAAGGCCGAACTGCTCGTTCTGTCATCTCCATGTCTCTCGGAGGTGGCTTCTCCCAGACCACGAACGATGCAGTTGCAGCAGCCGTGGATGCCGGTGTCTTCACTGTGGTCGCAGCTGGCAACGATGGTGCTGATGCCAGTCAAACATCACCGGCTTCGGAGCCATTTGTCTTCACGGTTGGTGCGACGGATCGCAACGACAATCGTGCAAGCTTCAGCAATTTTGGCCCGGTCGTGGATATCTTCGCTCCTGGT ACTGCAACGAATACCATCTCGGGTACGTCAATGGCTTGTCCGCATGTCGCTGGTCTCGCTGCCTATATCATCGGTCTTGAGGGAACGCGCACTCCCGCTGCTTTGGGGGAGCGTTTGATCGAGCTTGCGACGAAGGATGTCATTGTGGCCGCTGGCGCGGGCAGTCCAAATGCTCTCGCGTACAACGGT